The Thalassophryne amazonica unplaced genomic scaffold, fThaAma1.1, whole genome shotgun sequence genome includes a region encoding these proteins:
- the LOC117505968 gene encoding serine/threonine-protein kinase pim-2-like, producing the protein MMSLKPKSSKGKSSPDTKVAENRREQAFTYHEDFVFGEGGFGKVYDGHRDPDGMAVSHKVAIKHIPLARVPMGKHERVPLEVFLMQKAAGGNHSGGSTAAISLLDWQVKGDELILILERPFPCSDLFDYVERKGGFLEEKEAKNIMHQLVKAAVELHRNGVFHRDIKDENVLLDWSDGELQARFIDFGCGTRAMEGHYDRFKAHPAGNGTYILLGFCCVRLTSYVCVLFIVGTRDYAPPEYIQLKRYRASPTTVWQLGVLMYGLLEGNEPFATKGSFAKGSTWI; encoded by the exons ATGATGTCCCTGAAACCAAAGAGCAGCAAAGGGAAGTCCAGTCCTGACACCAAGGTCGCCGAAAACAGGAGAGAACAAG CCTTCACGTACCACGAGGATTTTGTTTTTGGTGAAGGAGGATTTGGAAAAGTCTACGATGGCCATCGTGACCCAGATGGGATGGCAGTAAGTCATAAA GTTGCCATCAAGCACATCCCACTGGCCCGTGTACC AATGGGAAAACATGAGAGAGTTCCTCTGGAGGTCTTCCTCATGCAAAAAGCTGCAGGAGGAAATCATTCTGGTGGGAGCACTGCTGCCATTTCCCTCCTGGACTGGCAGGTGAAAGGGGATGAGCTCATCCTGATTCTGGAGAGACCATTTCCTTGTTCTGACCTCTTCGACTATGTCGAAAGGAAAGGAGGTTTTCTGGAGGAGAAAGAGGCCAAG aACATCATGCATCAGCTGGTCAAGGCAGCCGTGGAGCTCCATAGGAACGGTGTCTTTCATCGGGACATTAAAGATGAAAATGTCCTGCTTGACTGGAGCGACGGTGAACTGCAAGCTCGCTTCATTGATTTTGGCTGTGGAACCCGAGCGATGGAGGGGCACTACGATCGTTTCAAAG CCCACCCGGCTGGAAATGG GACTTACATCTTGTTGGGTTTTTGTTGTGTCCGTCTCACCTCATATGTCTGTGTGctgtttattgtaggtacacgtgATTACGCCCCTCCAGAGTACATCCAGCTCAAGAGATACAGGGCGTCTCCAACCACCGTCTGGCAACTGGGTGTACTTATGTACGGCCTCCTGGAGGGAAATGAGCCATTTGCCACCAAAGGTTCCTTCGCAAAAGGCTCAACATGGATTTAA